Genomic DNA from Acidisoma sp. PAMC 29798:
GGTCCCCGCTTGCGCGATTCGGTGGAGGGCGATGTCTTCGAACCGTCCGACGTACCAATCGCGGCAGATGACATGGTAACCATCGATCTCGCGCCCGAGATCGATGGCTATTGGGGCGATTGCGCGCGCAGCTTCTTTCTCAAAGGCGGCGTGCTCGTCTCAGCCGAGGCGGCCGGGGTCGCGCAGGCCGAGGGCATGGCAGCGGAAGCCGCCTTGCACGCGCATCTTCTCACTGTGGCGCGACCGGAGATGACGTTTCGCGCCTTGCATGCGGCGATCGAGGCCGAGGTGGATGGGCTGGGCTTTGAGAATCTCGATTTCCTGGCCAATTACGGCCACAACATCGGCCAGGATCTGCATGCGCGGGCCTTCATCGACGCGAACTGCGCGCTGCGCCTGGACAGCGTGCCGATGTTCACCTTCGAGCCACATATCGCCAAAGCAGGCAGCGCGCTCGCCTTCAAATACGAAGAAGTCTACCGGTTCGAGGATGGCCGCCTAAGGGTGTTGTGACACCTGGGGTCGTCCTATTCCCCATTCCCCGGCGCGCGGACCGCAAGATAAGCGAGCCGTTTCGCTTCCTTGCGGCCGCGCTGCACGGCATCCATCACCAAACCACAGACCGCAGACAGACAGCCGACGCCGACCAGCGCGGTGGCTAAAATTGCCGTCGGCAGACGCGGCACGGCGCCGGTATGCATGAACTCCGACACCACGGGCAGTCCCAGGATCAGTCCGATGATCAGGGCCAAGGCCGCGCCACTCATGAAAAAGCGGAGCGGACGCTCATCCTTCACCAGAACGACGATGGTCCGCAGAATGCGGAACCCGTCACGATAGGTGCGCAGCTTGGACGCAGAGCCGTGTGGGCGCTCGCGATAGCGCGTCATCACCTCGGCCATGGGCATGGCGAGTTCCAGGGCATGGATGGTGAATTGCGTCTCGATCTCGAACCCTGTCGAGAGCGCCGGGAAGGACTTGATGAAGCGGCGGCTGAACACCCGATATCCTGACAGCATGTCGGCCACGCCGCTGCCGAAAATAGCCCGGACCAGACCCGTCAGCATCCAATTGCCGAGGCGGTGGCCGCGTCGATAGCTTTCCCGCACTGTTTCGATTCGCGTACCGGTGACCATGTCGAGGCGTTGCGTCATCAGCTCAGACACCATCGCCGCCGAATCGGCGGCATCATAGGTTCCGTCACCATCGACCAGCACATAGGCGTCGGCCTCGATATCCGCGAACATGCGGCATACGACATGACCTTTGCCCTGTCGGCGTTCCACGCGCACGATCGCCCCGGCATCGGACGCGCGCGTGACGGTGTCATCTGTCGAATTGTTGTCGTAGACAAATATCCGGGCCGCCGGCAGGGCCGCGCGAAAATCGGCCACAACCTGGCCGATCGTCACGGCCTCGTTATAACACGGGATCAGAACCGCGACCCGAAACTCGTCAGAGCATAACGCCACCCGCCCGCACCTCGATCAACACCTGGTCCGCCGCGACTAGCGCATCGCGACGGCTTCGTCGATCAGCAGGCGAACCGTTCCGCCTTGGAACCGGCGATCAGTAGCCCGGTGGCGGCGGTGGCGGACGATAATAGGGCCTCGGTTCCGGCCGTACGACGATGACGCGCGGCGGCTGCCGCACGACGACGACCGCTTGCGGCTGTGGCCGCACAACGACGACCGCAGGCTGCGGTCGGCCATATCCATAGCCGGGAGGCGGCACGCAGGCAGACAGACCTGCGAGAATGGACAGCCCTCCCGCCAGCTTCAGCGCGTCTCGGAATTTCATGCGTTATCCTATCAATCTTACTCACCGCAGATGGGCATTAGTCCGGCCACGTAAAGGTCGGCATGATCGCGTCTGGCGTCACGCCGAAACGTGCGATCTCCTTCGCGATCCCGTCGTCACC
This window encodes:
- a CDS encoding M24 family metallopeptidase, with the translated sequence MDDLARYERSQAMARDTLAAIGAFIRPGATEASLLAECRRLMDARGATGYWWFGVPAVILAGPRLRDSVEGDVFEPSDVPIAADDMVTIDLAPEIDGYWGDCARSFFLKGGVLVSAEAAGVAQAEGMAAEAALHAHLLTVARPEMTFRALHAAIEAEVDGLGFENLDFLANYGHNIGQDLHARAFIDANCALRLDSVPMFTFEPHIAKAGSALAFKYEEVYRFEDGRLRVL
- a CDS encoding glycosyltransferase, whose translation is MALCSDEFRVAVLIPCYNEAVTIGQVVADFRAALPAARIFVYDNNSTDDTVTRASDAGAIVRVERRQGKGHVVCRMFADIEADAYVLVDGDGTYDAADSAAMVSELMTQRLDMVTGTRIETVRESYRRGHRLGNWMLTGLVRAIFGSGVADMLSGYRVFSRRFIKSFPALSTGFEIETQFTIHALELAMPMAEVMTRYRERPHGSASKLRTYRDGFRILRTIVVLVKDERPLRFFMSGAALALIIGLILGLPVVSEFMHTGAVPRLPTAILATALVGVGCLSAVCGLVMDAVQRGRKEAKRLAYLAVRAPGNGE